One part of the Thermoanaerobacterium sp. CMT5567-10 genome encodes these proteins:
- the tsaB gene encoding tRNA (adenosine(37)-N6)-threonylcarbamoyltransferase complex dimerization subunit type 1 TsaB: protein MKVLAIDSSSKTATAALVDETGVIGEFSINHLRHSIILMPMIDELLKMAEIKKEEITHIAVCEGPGSFTGLRIGAATAKGLAQSMNVPIVGVSSLDGLAFNVREFRGIICPVVDALRGYVYTSLYRGGAELTSLSDVTLKEVQSLPDIVNKYNDDVIYIGDGVIPYKDVLNRESSKEVFFASSVNNISRASSIGMIALEKIARGELSTYIDFKPYYIRKPAALENIN, encoded by the coding sequence ATGAAGGTACTTGCAATAGATTCATCGTCAAAGACAGCGACGGCTGCACTCGTAGATGAAACTGGTGTGATAGGTGAATTTTCAATAAATCATTTAAGGCATTCTATAATATTGATGCCTATGATTGATGAGCTTTTAAAAATGGCTGAGATAAAAAAAGAAGAAATAACTCACATTGCTGTATGTGAAGGTCCCGGATCTTTTACAGGCTTAAGAATAGGTGCTGCCACTGCTAAAGGTTTAGCACAATCGATGAATGTACCGATTGTAGGAGTATCATCTCTTGATGGCCTTGCATTTAATGTAAGGGAATTTAGAGGAATTATATGTCCTGTAGTCGATGCACTGAGAGGTTATGTCTATACATCTTTATATAGAGGCGGTGCTGAATTAACATCTTTATCAGATGTAACATTAAAGGAAGTGCAGTCACTGCCAGACATTGTAAATAAATACAACGATGATGTTATATACATAGGAGATGGCGTAATTCCATACAAAGATGTCTTAAACAGGGAATCTTCGAAAGAGGTGTTTTTTGCATCATCTGTCAACAATATCTCGAGGGCGTCATCAATTGGGATGATAGCATTAGAAAAAATAGCAAGGGGCGAATTAAGCACATATATTGATTTTAAGCCATATTATATAAGAAAGCCGGCGGCTTTGGAAAATATAAATTAA
- the tsaD gene encoding tRNA (adenosine(37)-N6)-threonylcarbamoyltransferase complex transferase subunit TsaD, whose translation MKKDIIVLGIETSCDETSASVVKNGKTVMSNVIYSQIDIHKKFGGVVPEIASRNHIEAIGKVVKEALDEASINLDKVDVVAATYGPGLVGALLVGLSYGKALAYGKGIPFVGVNHIEGHISANYLDGDFEPPFICLIASGGHSHIVFVKDYGEYEVLGRTVDDAAGEAFDKVARALGLGYPGGPKIDEISKKGDPYKYNFPKSFMGKDNFDFSFSGLKTAVINQLHKEKQKGSQIDIADYAASFQMNVVDVLTSKLIEAAKYKNINKISIAGGVASNSLLREKLSRLASEEGFMLHYPKQIYCTDNGAMIASAGYFDYIRGKTSGLDLNAIPYLKLF comes from the coding sequence ATGAAAAAAGATATAATTGTTTTAGGAATTGAAACATCTTGTGATGAAACATCTGCAAGCGTAGTTAAAAATGGGAAAACGGTCATGTCAAATGTAATATATTCGCAAATAGATATACATAAGAAATTTGGCGGTGTTGTTCCAGAGATTGCATCTAGAAATCACATAGAAGCAATTGGCAAAGTGGTTAAGGAGGCACTAGATGAGGCATCTATAAACCTTGATAAAGTAGATGTTGTTGCAGCAACATATGGGCCAGGACTTGTGGGGGCATTGCTGGTTGGACTTTCGTACGGAAAGGCACTAGCATATGGAAAAGGAATTCCTTTTGTGGGTGTAAATCATATTGAAGGTCATATTTCAGCTAATTACCTTGATGGCGATTTTGAACCGCCATTTATTTGTTTGATAGCGTCAGGAGGGCACAGTCACATTGTCTTCGTAAAAGATTATGGCGAATATGAAGTTTTAGGAAGGACAGTGGACGATGCTGCAGGTGAGGCATTTGACAAAGTGGCAAGAGCATTGGGACTAGGGTACCCGGGAGGGCCTAAGATCGATGAGATATCTAAAAAAGGAGATCCATATAAATATAATTTTCCTAAATCTTTCATGGGAAAAGACAATTTTGATTTCAGTTTCAGTGGTTTAAAGACGGCAGTCATAAATCAACTGCACAAAGAGAAACAGAAAGGCAGTCAGATAGACATTGCAGATTATGCTGCAAGCTTTCAGATGAATGTTGTGGATGTATTGACTTCTAAGCTTATAGAAGCTGCCAAATATAAGAATATAAATAAGATATCGATAGCAGGGGGGGTTGCTTCCAACAGCCTTTTAAGAGAGAAGCTTTCAAGATTAGCCAGTGAAGAGGGATTTATGCTTCACTACCCAAAGCAAATATACTGTACAGATAATGGTGCCATGATAGCCAGCGCGGGATATTTTGACTATATTCGTGGGAAAACTTCAGGATTAGACTTGAATGCCATTCCATATTTAAAACTTTTTTGA
- a CDS encoding D-2-hydroxyacid dehydrogenase, producing MKDILFLSKVNSKYIEEMQKIAPQFNVICLDDKKDAYKYIKNAEVLVCFDGDADAEFIHNAENLKWIHLLSAGADAMPFDVLKERKIILTNSKGVHKYQISEQVLGYMLLFERGLNYFIRKQMNREWNKSVRVSELYGKTVCILGVGSIGEEIARIAREFGMKTIGVRKSGNMSKFIDEMYTNENMIFAVSKADYVICVLPLTDETYHLLSKDFFKNMKNDAVFINIGRGKVVDESSLIDALKNKTIRGAALDVFEEEPLSKESPLWDMENVIITPHTAGISPHYMERGIEIIKHNIKAYLGDGDFINRVDLEKQY from the coding sequence ATGAAAGACATACTCTTTTTATCAAAAGTAAATAGCAAGTATATAGAAGAAATGCAAAAAATTGCGCCACAGTTTAATGTGATTTGCTTGGATGATAAAAAAGATGCTTACAAGTATATAAAAAACGCAGAAGTATTAGTTTGTTTTGATGGTGATGCAGACGCTGAATTTATACATAACGCCGAAAATCTTAAGTGGATTCACCTGTTAAGCGCCGGTGCTGATGCAATGCCGTTTGATGTATTAAAAGAACGAAAAATCATATTGACTAATTCAAAAGGAGTTCATAAGTATCAGATATCAGAGCAAGTTTTAGGATACATGCTTTTATTTGAAAGGGGATTAAATTACTTTATTAGAAAGCAAATGAATAGGGAATGGAACAAGTCTGTAAGAGTTTCAGAATTATATGGCAAGACTGTTTGTATATTGGGTGTCGGAAGCATAGGCGAAGAAATAGCCAGAATAGCCAGAGAATTTGGCATGAAGACAATAGGTGTCAGAAAGTCAGGTAATATGAGCAAATTTATAGACGAGATGTACACAAACGAAAATATGATTTTTGCAGTTTCAAAAGCTGATTATGTAATTTGTGTCCTTCCATTGACTGATGAAACATATCATCTGCTGAGCAAAGATTTCTTTAAAAATATGAAAAATGATGCTGTTTTCATAAATATTGGCAGAGGAAAAGTTGTAGATGAATCTTCTTTGATAGATGCATTGAAAAATAAGACTATAAGGGGAGCTGCACTGGATGTTTTTGAGGAAGAGCCTCTTTCAAAAGAAAGTCCTCTTTGGGATATGGAGAATGTCATTATAACGCCACATACTGCTGGCATATCACCTCATTACATGGAAAGAGGAATTGAGATAATAAAGCATAACATAAAAGCTTATTTAGGTGACGGAGACTTTATAAATCGAGTCGATTTAGAAAAGCAATATTAA
- the abc-f gene encoding ribosomal protection-like ABC-F family protein, translating to MAIITANNVSLSYGINTILENISFIVNEGDKIGVVGDNGAGKSTLFKLIVKDLQPDSGNISMPLINTGYLEQNAYIVSDKSIYDEVKTVFLDIINLEKNIKDLEKEIASTKDESKLNKLLNDYSKLTDEYNKREGYSIDSRVRGVLIGLGFQPVQFDTPVSVLSGGQKTRLMLAKALLKNPDVLLLDEPTNHLDIPSIEWLEQYLKFYRGTVLVISHDRFFLDRIANRIFEIENKTLRSYEGNYSEYVKKKNEELNAKIKAYEEQQKEIKRIQEMIMIQKNRRREKSVKMAESKQKLLDKMEKIDKPVINNDTIKLSFDFDEKSGNDILKVSNLSLSFERPIFHDISFEVYKGDRIAILGPNGVGKTSLLKIIVGELNNYEGIVNLGTNVIIGYYQQEFTNLSNDKTIIDEIWDENPYLSQTEIRTLLGSFLFSGDDVFKIIGKLSGGEKARVSLLKLILSKANFLLLDEPTNHLDLKSKEVLEKALLDFGGTLLFVSHDRYFIDKIATKVLELSSDSIKEYYGNYSYYVEKKNENNTSEEEQEKKTKTQIKNEKIRERLKQKEAKRQKEYLSSIENEIIETEGMIKELEEKMCDPDIYKSGEIIDTQSKYNMLKEKLENLYEEWEKLSG from the coding sequence ATGGCTATAATAACAGCAAACAACGTAAGTTTATCATACGGAATAAATACAATTTTAGAAAATATATCTTTTATCGTAAATGAAGGCGATAAAATCGGTGTTGTTGGAGATAACGGAGCGGGAAAATCGACGCTTTTTAAACTGATAGTAAAAGATTTGCAACCTGACAGTGGAAATATATCGATGCCTTTAATAAACACAGGATATCTTGAGCAAAACGCTTATATAGTAAGCGACAAGTCAATTTACGATGAAGTTAAAACGGTTTTTTTAGACATTATAAATCTTGAAAAGAACATCAAGGATTTAGAAAAGGAGATAGCCAGCACAAAAGATGAATCTAAACTAAATAAATTGCTTAATGATTATTCAAAACTTACAGATGAGTACAACAAACGAGAAGGATATTCCATTGACAGCAGAGTTAGGGGAGTATTAATCGGGTTAGGATTTCAGCCTGTACAATTTGATACACCTGTTTCAGTATTAAGCGGTGGACAGAAGACAAGGCTTATGCTGGCAAAAGCACTACTTAAAAATCCAGATGTGCTTCTTCTTGACGAGCCTACAAACCATCTTGACATACCTTCGATAGAATGGCTAGAGCAATACTTAAAGTTTTATAGAGGTACTGTTTTAGTCATATCTCATGACAGATTTTTTCTCGATAGGATTGCAAACAGAATATTCGAGATTGAAAATAAGACATTAAGATCGTATGAAGGTAATTATTCTGAATACGTAAAGAAAAAAAATGAAGAGCTAAACGCCAAGATAAAAGCCTATGAAGAACAGCAAAAGGAAATAAAAAGAATTCAAGAAATGATAATGATACAAAAAAATCGGCGCCGTGAGAAATCTGTAAAAATGGCTGAAAGCAAACAGAAGCTCCTTGACAAAATGGAGAAAATCGATAAACCTGTAATAAATAATGACACAATTAAGCTTTCGTTTGACTTTGATGAAAAAAGCGGAAATGATATATTGAAAGTTTCAAACCTCTCATTAAGTTTTGAAAGGCCTATATTTCACGACATAAGCTTTGAAGTGTACAAAGGTGATCGAATTGCCATTCTAGGCCCTAATGGCGTAGGAAAAACATCCCTCCTTAAAATCATAGTTGGTGAATTAAATAATTACGAAGGCATCGTAAATCTGGGCACAAACGTCATCATTGGTTATTACCAGCAGGAATTTACAAACTTAAGCAATGATAAGACAATCATAGACGAAATATGGGATGAAAACCCTTATCTTTCCCAGACTGAAATAAGGACTTTATTAGGTTCATTTCTCTTCAGCGGTGATGATGTATTTAAAATAATAGGTAAGTTAAGCGGAGGCGAAAAGGCCCGCGTATCATTGTTAAAACTTATACTGTCAAAAGCAAATTTTCTCCTGCTGGATGAGCCTACAAACCATCTTGATTTAAAATCTAAAGAGGTACTTGAAAAAGCCTTGTTGGATTTTGGCGGTACGCTTTTGTTTGTATCCCACGACAGATACTTTATAGACAAAATAGCAACAAAAGTATTGGAACTGTCAAGTGATTCTATTAAAGAATATTACGGAAATTACTCATACTATGTGGAAAAGAAAAACGAGAATAATACATCTGAAGAAGAACAGGAAAAAAAGACAAAGACGCAAATTAAAAATGAAAAAATCAGGGAAAGGTTAAAGCAAAAAGAAGCTAAAAGGCAAAAAGAATACTTATCAAGCATTGAAAATGAAATAATCGAGACTGAAGGTATGATAAAAGAATTAGAAGAAAAAATGTGCGATCCTGATATATATAAAAGCGGAGAAATCATTGATACGCAGTCAAAATACAACATGTTAAAGGAAAAATTAGAAAATCTATATGAAGAATGGGAAAAATTAAGCGGGTAG
- a CDS encoding flagellar motor protein — protein sequence MDLSTLLGIIVGFGSLIFAFVLEGGSVASLIGLSAAIIVLGGTIGATMTSFSMKDISKLPKLIGKAFKEEGNKYLDIIKYFVYLSQKARSEGLLSLEQELQSDEIKNYDPILKDCIELVIDGADIELIKTTMENRIYIEDKALKKEASMFEAAGGYSPTMGIIGTVMGLVHVLGNLSEPDKLGPSIAVAFIATLYGVSMANLVWLPIGEKLKNKAQIKKTEKEIILEGSLSLQAGENPKIMEKKLLTFVVERESASNSKEQSVKGEIADDKA from the coding sequence ATGGATTTATCAACATTATTAGGAATAATTGTAGGGTTCGGTTCACTTATTTTTGCGTTTGTATTGGAAGGTGGAAGTGTAGCATCTCTTATTGGTTTATCGGCAGCAATTATAGTTTTAGGTGGAACTATAGGAGCTACTATGACTTCATTTTCAATGAAAGATATATCGAAATTGCCAAAACTTATTGGCAAGGCTTTTAAAGAGGAAGGCAATAAGTATTTAGATATAATTAAGTATTTTGTTTATCTTTCTCAAAAGGCCAGAAGCGAAGGATTATTGAGCTTGGAGCAGGAGTTGCAGTCTGATGAGATAAAAAATTACGATCCCATTTTAAAAGATTGTATAGAGCTAGTTATAGATGGTGCTGACATCGAGTTAATAAAAACTACTATGGAAAACAGAATATACATAGAAGATAAAGCATTGAAGAAAGAAGCCAGCATGTTTGAAGCAGCCGGTGGGTATTCTCCTACTATGGGTATCATAGGTACAGTTATGGGACTTGTCCATGTTTTGGGGAATTTAAGTGAACCAGATAAGCTGGGTCCCTCAATAGCTGTAGCTTTTATAGCTACATTATATGGTGTTAGTATGGCAAACCTTGTTTGGCTGCCTATAGGAGAAAAACTTAAAAATAAAGCTCAAATCAAAAAAACAGAAAAGGAAATAATTTTGGAAGGCAGTCTTTCATTGCAGGCGGGTGAAAATCCTAAAATAATGGAGAAAAAATTGTTGACATTTGTAGTGGAAAGGGAATCTGCTTCAAATTCAAAAGAACAAAGCGTGAAAGGTGAAATTGCTGATGATAAGGCATGA
- a CDS encoding flagellar motor protein MotB, with the protein MIRHDDDEEKKENSERWLLTYSDMITLLMIFFIVLYTISTVNSQKFQQIAASLGKTFDGTNYVVGQYSGNSILDSIKTTNNANTNNTIESQLDKLIKQNNLQNMVTYKVEERGFVISLNDTLLFDTGSADVKPDQKATLIKIGNILKTMPNYIRVEGYTDDVPINNSQFHSNWELSVIRATNVVEILVNDVKIDPAKISAVGYGEYRPIVPNDSDKNRQLNRRVDIVIMNSDYDKWESNQ; encoded by the coding sequence ATGATAAGGCATGATGATGATGAAGAAAAGAAGGAAAATAGTGAAAGATGGTTGCTTACGTATTCTGATATGATAACATTGCTTATGATATTTTTTATAGTTTTGTACACCATAAGTACAGTTAACTCACAAAAGTTCCAACAAATTGCTGCATCTTTAGGGAAAACTTTTGATGGTACTAATTATGTAGTTGGACAATACAGTGGAAATAGCATTCTTGATAGCATAAAAACGACAAATAATGCAAACACTAACAATACAATAGAGTCTCAATTAGACAAGCTTATTAAGCAGAATAACCTGCAGAATATGGTCACATACAAAGTCGAGGAGAGAGGTTTTGTAATAAGCCTAAACGATACCTTGCTATTTGATACAGGTTCTGCAGATGTAAAACCAGATCAAAAAGCTACATTGATAAAAATCGGGAATATATTAAAGACGATGCCAAATTATATCCGCGTTGAAGGATATACAGATGATGTACCTATAAATAATAGTCAGTTTCATTCAAATTGGGAGTTGTCTGTCATAAGGGCTACTAACGTTGTGGAGATACTTGTAAATGATGTTAAGATTGATCCGGCTAAAATATCTGCCGTAGGCTATGGTGAGTATAGGCCTATCGTGCCAAATGACAGCGATAAAAACAGGCAGCTTAACAGAAGAGTTGATATTGTTATAATGAACAGCGATTATGATAAATGGGAGTCTAACCAGTAA
- a CDS encoding redox-sensing transcriptional repressor Rex — MTKKPIVPMPVIRRLPRYHRYLEELLKNDVKRISSRELSEKMGVTASQIRQDLNNYGGFGQQGYGYNVEELYNTLTRILGLDKTYSTIIIGAGNLGQAIANYTNFERTGFNLKGIFDVNPRLFGLKIRDIEIMDVELLEDFLSKNKIDIAILCIPKGNSQIMADRLVKAGIKAIWNFSPIDLKVPDDVILENVHLSDSLLTLSYRLNEDKLLKNKVEEK, encoded by the coding sequence ATGACTAAAAAGCCAATAGTACCGATGCCGGTAATAAGAAGGCTACCGCGATATCATAGATATTTAGAAGAATTATTGAAGAATGACGTAAAAAGGATTTCTTCCAGAGAATTAAGTGAAAAGATGGGCGTTACAGCATCACAAATAAGGCAGGATCTCAATAATTATGGCGGCTTTGGGCAGCAGGGGTACGGATATAATGTAGAAGAATTGTACAATACTTTGACTAGGATACTAGGTCTTGATAAGACATACAGTACAATTATTATCGGTGCTGGTAATCTAGGGCAGGCTATTGCAAATTATACAAATTTTGAAAGAACTGGGTTTAACTTAAAGGGAATATTCGATGTTAATCCAAGATTGTTTGGACTTAAGATAAGAGATATAGAGATAATGGATGTGGAATTGTTAGAAGACTTTTTGTCTAAAAATAAGATAGATATTGCAATACTGTGCATACCAAAGGGTAACTCGCAGATTATGGCAGATAGATTGGTTAAAGCAGGAATTAAGGCTATATGGAATTTTTCGCCGATAGATTTAAAAGTTCCTGATGATGTAATCCTTGAAAATGTTCATTTAAGCGACAGCTTGTTGACATTATCTTATCGTTTAAATGAAGATAAATTGCTTAAAAATAAAGTCGAAGAAAAATAA